From the Shewanella amazonensis SB2B genome, one window contains:
- a CDS encoding amidohydrolase family protein — translation MMINNNNLAVLLIGLTLVATHSNAKTLLTSDPTPLIALQGAKLHLAPGQTLEKGTLLIEGNRIKAVLTGNDIPAGARVVEMAGLDIYPGFIDPFTQYGISFEYPTETKSSPVYEIKRIGGNAANGAVHAEKQWSQYFAPDKEAALSWINNGFTSVQSAKLDGIFRGQGVHVSLADKIANEVVYRAQANHYLSFDKGSSAQDYPSSLMGAMALIRQTFMDAAWYNENRSKLSAAVAPGQLEFNAALQGLGNTQAQYFIFDTPDLNNQQRASALMREFKLKGALLGNGREYARIDEIKAKGYPLILPLSFPAAPDVSQPGTEYQLNLADLRHWERAAGNGQALEQAGIGFALTLHGIEDKKDFWPRLQKAIKAGLSEQTALAALTTQAASIAGISDTAGKLNPGFVADLAIYQGNPFSDGKLVSVFLQGQEKVIIPRDQLAVTGSYTVTINNQPVPFEVSYDQGLTFKVADKSAPLTGTGMPLTTRVELPGLDGKPRLTLDLHTLKAVAYADDGTQTPLTLAKVDTKNASNSLADTSGPEASSYVGKLTSPNVAFGLASLPEQDKVHIQGATLWTSESQGILENADIIISKGKILSIGTRLMTPPGYQRIDGTGKHVTAGIVDEHSHIALNGGTNEGTDAVTSEVRIGDVLDPEDVSLYRSLAGGVTTAQILHGSANPIGGQSQLIKLRWGENAEGLKYQGAPASIKFALGENVKQSNWGDNFTIRFPQSRMGVESVMADAFDAAREYQRDIKAFNALDKRSQAERVSPRPNLRLDAVAEVLDKGRDVHIHSYVQSEILMFLRLAETYGFKVKAFTHVLEGYKVAKELAAHGAGASTFSDWWAYKFEVYDAIVQNACLMHQAGVLTSLNSDSFEMQRRLNQEAAKSMMYCDMSAEDAWKMITINPARQLGIDKETGSLKEGKVADLVLWDANPLSVYARTEAVWIDGKRFYDRETDKQMQAAQASERQALVAKILSLDESEKAGEKSEQKQEPLWHCDSHYIAFGTRASHLGAQHQHQGAH, via the coding sequence ATAATGATAAATAACAATAATTTGGCAGTGCTGCTGATAGGTTTGACACTTGTCGCCACCCACAGCAACGCAAAAACACTACTCACCTCGGACCCTACTCCCCTGATTGCACTGCAAGGCGCCAAATTACATCTGGCTCCGGGGCAAACCCTGGAAAAAGGCACACTGCTCATTGAAGGCAACCGTATAAAAGCAGTACTGACAGGAAACGACATTCCTGCTGGTGCTCGGGTAGTTGAAATGGCGGGCCTGGATATCTATCCCGGGTTTATCGACCCCTTTACCCAATATGGCATTAGTTTTGAGTATCCCACCGAAACCAAAAGTTCGCCGGTATACGAAATAAAACGTATCGGGGGTAATGCTGCCAACGGTGCCGTGCACGCTGAGAAACAATGGTCTCAGTATTTCGCTCCCGATAAAGAAGCCGCACTAAGCTGGATAAATAACGGCTTTACCAGTGTGCAATCGGCAAAGTTGGACGGCATTTTTCGCGGTCAGGGTGTGCACGTATCGCTGGCCGATAAAATTGCCAACGAAGTGGTGTATCGGGCCCAAGCCAATCATTATCTCTCTTTCGACAAAGGCAGCTCTGCGCAGGATTACCCAAGTTCCCTGATGGGTGCCATGGCCCTTATCCGCCAGACCTTTATGGATGCGGCCTGGTATAACGAAAATCGCAGTAAACTCTCAGCCGCCGTCGCCCCAGGCCAGCTGGAATTCAACGCAGCCCTGCAGGGGCTGGGCAATACTCAAGCGCAATATTTTATTTTTGATACGCCCGATCTGAATAATCAGCAGCGCGCATCGGCGCTAATGCGTGAATTCAAATTAAAAGGCGCGTTATTGGGGAACGGCCGGGAATATGCCCGGATTGATGAAATAAAAGCAAAGGGTTACCCACTGATATTGCCACTGAGTTTTCCGGCAGCACCCGATGTCAGCCAGCCAGGTACAGAATATCAATTGAATCTGGCAGATTTACGCCACTGGGAAAGAGCCGCTGGTAACGGCCAGGCTCTGGAGCAAGCCGGTATAGGCTTTGCGCTGACGCTTCATGGTATAGAAGACAAAAAAGATTTCTGGCCAAGGTTACAAAAAGCAATAAAAGCGGGTCTGAGCGAACAAACCGCACTGGCGGCACTCACCACCCAGGCAGCCAGTATTGCCGGCATATCCGATACTGCGGGCAAGCTGAATCCGGGCTTTGTTGCAGATCTCGCCATTTATCAGGGCAATCCCTTCAGTGATGGAAAGTTGGTGAGCGTGTTTTTGCAGGGGCAGGAAAAAGTCATTATCCCGCGGGATCAACTCGCAGTGACGGGCAGCTACACAGTCACCATTAACAACCAACCCGTGCCATTCGAGGTATCTTATGATCAGGGGCTGACATTCAAGGTTGCGGACAAATCGGCGCCCCTCACTGGGACAGGTATGCCACTCACTACCCGCGTCGAACTGCCCGGGCTCGATGGCAAGCCCAGACTTACTCTCGATTTGCACACGCTTAAAGCCGTTGCTTACGCCGACGACGGCACCCAAACGCCTTTGACGCTGGCAAAAGTAGATACCAAAAATGCTTCCAACTCTCTGGCCGACACATCCGGGCCCGAGGCCAGCAGCTACGTGGGTAAACTCACCTCTCCCAACGTGGCCTTTGGCCTGGCATCTTTACCAGAACAGGACAAGGTGCACATTCAGGGAGCCACACTCTGGACGTCAGAGTCACAGGGCATACTCGAAAATGCCGACATCATCATCAGCAAAGGTAAAATCCTGTCTATCGGCACCCGATTGATGACGCCGCCCGGCTATCAGCGCATCGATGGCACAGGCAAGCATGTAACTGCCGGTATCGTGGATGAACACTCACATATTGCCCTCAATGGCGGCACCAACGAAGGCACTGATGCAGTCACCTCTGAAGTCCGTATCGGCGATGTACTGGATCCGGAAGACGTGTCGCTGTATCGCTCCCTCGCTGGGGGCGTGACCACGGCGCAGATCCTCCACGGCAGCGCCAATCCCATCGGTGGTCAGAGCCAGTTAATTAAACTGCGCTGGGGTGAAAACGCCGAAGGTCTCAAGTACCAGGGGGCCCCGGCCAGCATCAAGTTTGCCCTCGGAGAAAACGTCAAACAGAGCAACTGGGGAGACAATTTCACCATACGTTTCCCCCAAAGCCGTATGGGTGTTGAGTCTGTCATGGCCGATGCCTTCGATGCCGCCCGTGAATACCAGCGTGACATCAAGGCCTTTAACGCCCTGGATAAACGCAGCCAGGCAGAACGTGTCAGTCCCCGCCCCAACCTCAGACTCGACGCTGTAGCAGAAGTGCTGGACAAAGGGCGTGACGTCCATATTCACTCCTATGTGCAGTCAGAGATCCTGATGTTCCTTCGTCTCGCCGAAACCTACGGTTTCAAGGTGAAGGCCTTTACCCATGTGCTCGAAGGGTACAAGGTGGCCAAGGAGCTCGCTGCCCATGGTGCAGGCGCATCCACCTTCTCCGATTGGTGGGCCTATAAGTTTGAGGTGTACGACGCCATAGTGCAGAACGCCTGCCTGATGCATCAGGCGGGAGTGCTAACGAGCCTCAATTCCGACAGCTTTGAAATGCAGCGCCGTCTCAATCAGGAAGCGGCCAAATCGATGATGTACTGCGATATGTCAGCAGAAGATGCCTGGAAGATGATCACCATCAACCCCGCCAGGCAGTTGGGTATCGATAAGGAAACCGGGTCGCTCAAAGAAGGTAAAGTCGCCGATCTGGTACTCTGGGATGCCAATCCCCTGTCGGTCTATGCCCGCACCGAAGCCGTGTGGATTGATGGCAAGCGCTTTTATGACAGGGAAACCGACAAGCAAATGCAGGCAGCCCAGGCAAGCGAGCGTCAGGCACTGGTGGCAAAAATCCTGTCACTGGATGAATCCGAAAAAGCCGGTGAAAAGTCAGAACAAAAACAAGAGCCGTTATGGCATTGCGATAGTCATTACATCGCCTTTGGCACCCGGGCCAGTCATCTGGGTGCCCAACATCAGCATCAAGGAGCACACTAA
- a CDS encoding electron transfer flavoprotein subunit beta/FixA family protein, giving the protein MKILVPVKRVVDANVKVRVKADNTDVDTANLKMAINPFCEIAVEEAVRLKEAGHASEIVVVSVGSKAVQEQMRTAMALGADRGIHVEADDNLPAISIAKILKAVQDKEQAQLVLLGKQSIDGDNNQTGQMLAALMDAPQATFASKVVVEGGELLVTREVDGGLQTLKLPMPAIVTSDLRLNEPRYAKLPDIMKAKRKPLDTLSPADLGVTLKQHHKLLSVAAPATRQAGIKVSSVEELVEKLKNEAKVI; this is encoded by the coding sequence ATGAAGATACTGGTGCCTGTAAAGCGCGTGGTGGATGCCAACGTGAAAGTGAGGGTGAAGGCCGATAACACAGACGTGGACACGGCTAACCTCAAGATGGCGATTAACCCCTTTTGTGAAATTGCCGTTGAAGAAGCAGTTCGCCTTAAAGAAGCGGGTCATGCCAGCGAAATCGTGGTGGTGAGCGTGGGAAGCAAGGCAGTACAGGAGCAAATGCGTACTGCCATGGCCCTTGGCGCTGACCGTGGCATTCACGTCGAAGCCGACGACAACCTGCCTGCCATTTCCATTGCCAAGATTTTAAAAGCCGTACAGGACAAAGAGCAGGCCCAACTGGTGTTGCTGGGTAAACAGTCCATCGACGGTGATAACAATCAAACCGGTCAAATGCTGGCGGCGCTGATGGATGCCCCTCAGGCAACATTTGCTTCCAAAGTGGTGGTAGAAGGCGGTGAGCTGCTGGTGACCCGCGAAGTGGATGGTGGTCTGCAAACCCTTAAGCTGCCCATGCCAGCCATTGTGACTTCTGACCTGCGTCTCAATGAGCCTCGCTACGCCAAGTTGCCCGATATCATGAAAGCCAAGCGCAAACCGCTCGATACCCTGAGCCCTGCCGATCTGGGTGTCACCCTGAAGCAGCATCATAAGCTGCTCAGTGTGGCTGCGCCTGCAACCCGTCAGGCTGGTATCAAGGTGTCTTCCGTTGAAGAGCTGGTGGAAAAACTGAAAAACGAAGCAAAGGTGATCTGA
- a CDS encoding acyltransferase: MTADDFREQHKKRLSWMPWLYFSLKDKHKAWALPWQADIQARLMQLETVHIGSQCFVAPEAELFAEPGRDIRIGNQCMIAAGVFIHGPVEMGDEVAINHGSSLDGGRVGINIGSRTRIANNVTIYAFNHGMAPDEPIYTQKVSSKGIVIGEDVWIGAQAGIVDGVTIGNHAVVGMGAIVTRDVAPYSIVAGNPARPIGDRRDKR; this comes from the coding sequence ATGACGGCTGATGATTTTCGTGAGCAGCATAAAAAGCGGCTCTCCTGGATGCCATGGCTGTATTTTTCATTGAAAGACAAACACAAAGCCTGGGCTCTTCCCTGGCAGGCCGATATTCAGGCCAGGCTGATGCAACTGGAAACCGTGCACATCGGCAGCCAGTGTTTTGTGGCTCCGGAAGCGGAGCTCTTCGCCGAGCCCGGCCGCGATATCCGCATCGGGAACCAATGTATGATTGCCGCTGGCGTGTTTATTCACGGTCCGGTTGAAATGGGCGATGAAGTGGCCATCAACCACGGCAGCTCTCTGGATGGTGGGCGTGTGGGCATCAACATTGGCAGCAGAACCCGCATCGCCAATAATGTGACCATTTACGCCTTTAATCACGGCATGGCCCCCGATGAGCCCATCTATACCCAAAAGGTCAGCTCCAAAGGCATTGTGATAGGCGAAGATGTGTGGATTGGCGCACAGGCCGGCATTGTGGATGGGGTGACTATAGGCAATCATGCCGTCGTGGGTATGGGTGCTATAGTGACAAGGGACGTTGCGCCCTACAGCATAGTCGCAGGCAATCCCGCCAGACCAATTGGCGACAGGCGCGACAAAAGGTGA
- the rcsF gene encoding Rcs stress response system protein RcsF, with protein MTPHPLKAAAAIAVALLMSACTSDYQFSSNLDPKAFNEYFKAGEVTLFEGENQPSGRYEILGLVDGEACQATPQDVPATMADARTDARRKAADKGANGLIIKNCTLITEAAGGCETRSLCVGQAIRQAVPAN; from the coding sequence ATGACCCCACACCCGTTGAAAGCCGCCGCAGCCATCGCGGTCGCCCTGTTAATGTCAGCCTGTACTTCTGATTACCAGTTCTCCAGTAACCTGGATCCCAAAGCATTCAATGAGTATTTCAAGGCCGGTGAGGTGACGCTCTTTGAAGGTGAAAACCAACCCTCAGGACGCTATGAAATTCTGGGTCTGGTGGATGGTGAAGCCTGTCAGGCCACGCCTCAGGACGTGCCCGCGACTATGGCCGATGCCCGCACAGACGCCAGACGCAAGGCCGCGGATAAGGGTGCCAACGGTCTAATCATCAAAAACTGTACCCTCATCACCGAAGCAGCCGGTGGCTGCGAAACCCGCAGTCTGTGTGTGGGACAGGCCATTCGTCAGGCAGTGCCCGCCAACTAA
- a CDS encoding electron transfer flavoprotein subunit alpha/FixB family protein → MSILVLAEHDNASLKLDTAKVVSAAKAIGGEVHLLVAGHNCGAVADAAAAIDGVAKVLVADNAAYAAHLGENLAALMLDLAGNYSHILAAASSMGKDALPRVAALLDVAQLSEVVKVVDANTFVRPIYAGNAMATVESLDDKKVMTVRPSAFDAAANGGSAAIEALDKVFTAKSAFVSQELTVSERPELGNAGIIVSGGRGMGSGENFTLLEKLADKLGAAVGASRAAVDAGFVPNDLQVGQTGKIVAPQLYIAVGISGAIQHLAGMKDSKVIVAINKDPEAPIFQVADYALEADLFEAVPKLIDLL, encoded by the coding sequence ATGAGCATTCTCGTCCTTGCAGAACATGATAACGCCAGCCTGAAACTGGATACCGCCAAGGTTGTGAGTGCCGCCAAGGCCATCGGTGGTGAGGTTCACCTGCTGGTTGCTGGCCATAACTGTGGTGCTGTTGCTGACGCCGCTGCCGCCATCGACGGCGTTGCCAAGGTGTTGGTTGCCGACAATGCTGCCTATGCTGCGCATCTGGGTGAAAACCTGGCCGCGCTGATGCTGGATTTGGCTGGCAATTACAGTCACATTCTGGCTGCCGCCAGCTCCATGGGTAAAGATGCGCTGCCACGGGTTGCCGCACTGCTCGATGTAGCTCAACTTTCCGAAGTGGTTAAGGTAGTTGATGCCAATACTTTTGTGCGCCCTATCTATGCCGGCAACGCCATGGCAACTGTGGAGAGCCTGGATGACAAGAAGGTCATGACGGTTCGTCCCAGTGCCTTCGATGCCGCTGCGAATGGTGGCAGCGCTGCCATTGAAGCACTGGATAAGGTCTTTACCGCCAAGAGCGCCTTTGTATCCCAGGAGCTGACTGTTTCTGAGCGCCCAGAGCTGGGTAATGCTGGCATTATCGTGTCCGGTGGCCGTGGTATGGGCAGTGGTGAAAACTTTACCCTGCTGGAAAAACTGGCCGACAAGCTCGGCGCCGCCGTGGGCGCTTCCCGCGCCGCCGTTGACGCAGGCTTTGTGCCCAACGATTTGCAGGTGGGTCAAACCGGTAAGATTGTGGCGCCTCAGCTTTACATTGCCGTGGGTATCTCCGGCGCCATCCAGCATCTGGCGGGTATGAAAGACTCCAAGGTGATTGTGGCCATCAACAAAGACCCGGAAGCGCCTATCTTCCAGGTGGCGGATTATGCCTTGGAAGCCGACCTGTTTGAGGCAGTCCCCAAGCTGATAGACTTGCTTTAA
- a CDS encoding H-NS histone family protein, with protein sequence MSEFLEILTHGRRLKAAVKDLSLDELRDLGAKLEKIIVEREAEAEEELKANAERIAKIEEIRKQMAEIGLSVEDLGVTAAKPAAKKRAPRPPKYKIVVDGEEITWTGQGRMPTVFKNAVEGGASMDDFLI encoded by the coding sequence ATGAGCGAATTCCTCGAAATTTTGACCCACGGTCGTCGTCTGAAAGCAGCTGTTAAAGATTTGTCTTTGGATGAGCTGCGTGATCTTGGCGCCAAACTCGAAAAAATCATTGTTGAGCGCGAAGCCGAAGCCGAAGAAGAATTGAAAGCCAACGCCGAGCGTATTGCTAAAATTGAAGAAATCCGCAAGCAAATGGCCGAAATCGGTCTGTCTGTTGAAGATTTGGGCGTGACTGCAGCAAAACCAGCCGCGAAGAAGCGCGCTCCCCGTCCACCAAAATATAAGATTGTGGTTGACGGTGAAGAAATCACCTGGACCGGTCAGGGCCGCATGCCAACGGTATTCAAGAACGCCGTTGAAGGTGGCGCGTCCATGGATGACTTCCTCATCTAA
- the tsaA gene encoding tRNA (N6-threonylcarbamoyladenosine(37)-N6)-methyltransferase TrmO encodes MKAFENTIQAVAVCHTPYRQKFGIPRQPGLVNAHGFVELLPPFNDPDTVRGLEQYSHLWLLFCFHENLAQGWKNTVRPPRLGGNEKLGVFATRSTFRPNGIGQSVVRLHGIVKRKGKLCLEISGMDLLDGTPIIDIKPYIPFSDAIADARGGIAQDAPVLIEVSYSELATLQIATLGQDDARPDLAALIDGVLAQDPRPAYKKAKEDPKLYQVALYDLDIFWCIQDGKAHVLELKPTKVGAPHDG; translated from the coding sequence ATGAAAGCCTTTGAAAATACCATTCAAGCCGTGGCCGTTTGCCATACTCCGTACCGGCAAAAATTCGGTATCCCACGGCAACCCGGACTGGTCAATGCCCACGGGTTTGTTGAGCTGTTACCCCCTTTTAACGACCCGGACACTGTGCGTGGGCTTGAGCAATACTCCCATCTGTGGCTGCTGTTTTGCTTTCACGAAAATCTGGCCCAGGGTTGGAAAAATACCGTGCGGCCACCGCGCCTTGGCGGCAATGAAAAGCTGGGTGTCTTTGCCACCCGCTCCACCTTTCGTCCCAATGGCATAGGTCAATCTGTGGTGCGACTGCATGGCATAGTCAAACGCAAAGGGAAATTGTGTCTTGAAATCAGTGGGATGGATTTACTGGATGGCACCCCCATCATAGATATCAAGCCCTATATTCCCTTCTCTGATGCCATTGCAGACGCCCGTGGCGGCATTGCGCAGGACGCCCCTGTACTGATTGAAGTCAGCTACAGCGAGCTTGCCACTTTGCAAATCGCCACCCTCGGCCAGGACGATGCCCGGCCGGATTTGGCAGCGCTGATTGACGGTGTCTTGGCCCAGGACCCACGCCCGGCGTACAAAAAGGCCAAAGAAGATCCCAAGTTGTATCAGGTCGCCCTGTACGATCTGGACATATTCTGGTGTATTCAGGATGGCAAGGCCCATGTGCTTGAGCTTAAACCCACCAAGGTTGGCGCACCCCATGACGGCTGA
- a CDS encoding amidohydrolase family protein: MRILTLPLLLTSVCGLAHDMVPGTAQQQAILFTHATVHTASNGVLENTNVLVENGRIAAMGEQIQAANARVIDATGKHLYPGLIALDTQVGMVEIEMVRPTVDTQDVGLNNAELKASSVFNPDSEIIPTLRKNGITHAQIVPRGELLAGQSALVNLDSWTVEDALVDSPAALHLYWPELGNLPVKDEERSKALTAHGEALAQIDTLFSEASAFVQRKAAEPSLTHRRFEAMAPLFRGDTTLFLHANTAGAIGEVLTFVKKYQLKAVLVGGYEAWHHGDAIKAAGIAVVYPSVFSLPRYRDDNIDEAFSIPARLADAGIDFAIGYSGDWDARNLPYAAGYAAAHGLGKEAALKAVTLNAARILGVSDMGAIEVGYRANLVLSGGDILDPLSSRIEQVFIDGREITLKTRADQLYQKYLKR, translated from the coding sequence ATGAGAATCCTGACCCTACCCCTGCTCCTGACAAGCGTTTGCGGCCTGGCCCACGATATGGTGCCCGGCACGGCGCAGCAGCAAGCCATATTGTTTACCCATGCCACAGTGCATACTGCCTCGAATGGGGTGCTTGAAAACACCAACGTCTTGGTTGAGAACGGCCGCATCGCGGCCATGGGCGAGCAAATTCAGGCTGCCAATGCCCGGGTGATAGACGCCACTGGCAAACACCTCTACCCCGGGCTGATTGCTCTCGATACCCAAGTGGGTATGGTAGAAATTGAGATGGTGCGCCCCACTGTGGACACTCAGGATGTGGGCCTCAACAATGCTGAACTCAAGGCCTCATCGGTGTTTAACCCTGACTCCGAGATTATCCCGACCCTGCGCAAAAATGGCATCACACACGCACAAATCGTGCCCCGTGGTGAACTGCTTGCCGGGCAAAGCGCGCTGGTGAATCTCGACAGCTGGACAGTGGAAGATGCCCTGGTCGACTCGCCCGCGGCACTGCACCTCTACTGGCCGGAGCTTGGCAATCTGCCGGTAAAAGATGAAGAGCGCAGCAAGGCACTCACTGCCCACGGCGAAGCCCTGGCACAAATCGATACGCTCTTTAGTGAGGCCAGTGCCTTTGTCCAGCGCAAAGCCGCAGAGCCCAGCCTTACCCACAGGCGCTTTGAAGCCATGGCACCGCTCTTTCGTGGTGACACAACCTTGTTCCTCCATGCCAATACCGCAGGTGCCATCGGTGAAGTACTCACCTTTGTTAAAAAGTACCAACTCAAAGCCGTGTTGGTGGGTGGTTATGAAGCCTGGCACCATGGGGATGCTATCAAGGCCGCAGGCATTGCTGTGGTATACCCTTCGGTATTCAGCCTGCCCAGATACCGGGACGACAATATCGACGAAGCCTTCAGTATTCCCGCCCGCCTGGCTGATGCAGGTATCGACTTTGCCATTGGCTACAGCGGCGATTGGGATGCACGTAATCTGCCCTATGCCGCAGGATACGCCGCAGCCCATGGTTTAGGGAAAGAAGCGGCGCTCAAAGCGGTCACCCTCAATGCCGCCCGTATCCTTGGGGTGTCAGATATGGGCGCTATCGAGGTGGGGTACCGAGCCAATCTGGTACTCTCTGGCGGGGATATTCTCGACCCTCTCAGCAGCCGTATCGAGCAGGTATTTATCGATGGCCGTGAGATAACCCTGAAAACCCGCGCCGATCAGCTTTATCAAAAGTATCTGAAGCGATAG
- a CDS encoding GGDEF domain-containing protein, with amino-acid sequence MNKDEQLAQIPSSKPLPAMRRRLWQSFMCIALLGILTGIVALSAIHQQASEFTQSQQSLAHSRYLVRDALMQQLGLENLGRDWHSLPLSSRSQLIGEMRARQQGLVSALSNTPGTERDMAIRVMQGLTSVQPEAQNTPVIGGLAELSRDLAIRVSSLDVGKAQQVLTDIEQRRWQLTMTVMFLSLLCILLTQFLAWHLLGRHFIRPLIELGRQIDNLSAHRKDNTATVEPANQEVKDISENLRHIHHQLQHQQHNPNVDQSTGLASRSALNHHLQQEWLRGLRRNESVSMLLLSADPVMLQNGHELAELPPNSLTQLVSIAVEHTARAQDYLAHYEGDKLAIVLSCTDLEQAIKLAHQLCYRVHQTHIPTPMLATHPWVTVSVGVASRIPRSTHGWDILLQEAEEALLQARVQGGNQALVAPCLLPDSSWLANEAIY; translated from the coding sequence GTGAACAAGGATGAACAGCTTGCCCAAATCCCCTCATCAAAACCCTTACCAGCCATGCGCAGGCGCTTGTGGCAAAGTTTTATGTGTATTGCCCTGCTTGGGATACTTACAGGAATAGTTGCCCTCAGCGCCATCCATCAGCAGGCCAGCGAATTTACCCAAAGCCAGCAGAGTCTTGCCCACTCACGTTATCTGGTGCGCGATGCCTTGATGCAACAGTTGGGGCTTGAAAATCTTGGCCGCGACTGGCACTCGCTGCCCCTTTCCTCCCGGTCGCAATTGATTGGCGAAATGCGCGCCCGGCAGCAGGGACTGGTCAGTGCCCTCTCCAATACCCCCGGCACAGAGCGCGATATGGCCATTCGGGTAATGCAGGGGCTTACGAGCGTGCAACCAGAGGCGCAAAACACTCCCGTTATCGGTGGGCTCGCAGAACTCAGTCGGGATTTGGCCATCAGAGTCAGCTCTCTGGATGTGGGCAAGGCACAGCAAGTGCTGACGGACATAGAGCAACGTCGCTGGCAGTTGACCATGACAGTGATGTTTTTATCACTGCTGTGTATCCTGCTGACTCAATTTTTGGCGTGGCATCTGCTGGGCAGGCACTTTATTCGCCCTCTGATAGAGCTTGGCAGGCAGATAGATAACCTCTCGGCGCATCGCAAAGACAACACGGCCACGGTTGAACCAGCCAATCAGGAAGTAAAAGACATCTCAGAGAACCTGCGCCATATCCATCACCAGTTACAACATCAGCAACACAACCCGAATGTGGACCAGAGCACTGGGCTCGCGTCACGCAGTGCACTGAATCATCATTTGCAGCAGGAATGGTTGCGGGGCTTAAGACGCAATGAATCTGTGTCCATGTTGTTGCTGAGTGCCGATCCCGTGATGCTGCAAAACGGCCATGAACTGGCCGAGCTGCCGCCCAACAGCCTGACACAACTGGTGAGTATCGCGGTCGAACACACAGCAAGGGCACAGGATTATCTGGCTCATTACGAAGGCGATAAACTCGCCATTGTGCTGTCCTGTACCGACCTTGAGCAGGCCATAAAACTTGCCCACCAGCTTTGTTATCGCGTTCATCAAACGCACATCCCCACGCCCATGCTGGCGACCCATCCCTGGGTCACTGTGTCAGTGGGCGTCGCTTCCCGCATCCCCCGCAGCACACATGGCTGGGATATATTGCTGCAGGAAGCGGAGGAAGCGCTGCTGCAGGCAAGGGTTCAGGGGGGAAATCAGGCCCTGGTTGCCCCCTGTCTTTTACCCGACAGCAGTTGGCTGGCCAATGAGGCAATTTATTGA